Below is a window of Myxococcus guangdongensis DNA.
TCCGAGGTGTCCGCCGGGACCTCTGATACCGAGTGATTGGACTCCTCTCGCGGGAGCGAAACCCTCGACGGAACCGTCACGTGGCCCCTCCCGGGCGAGTGCTGGGAAGCGTTGCCGCGTCGCGGTATGAAGTCCTCCCCTTCCTTCTCGGGTTTCTCAACCTGGAGGCTTCATGCAGTCGTTCCTTCCGTCCCTCAAGGTCGCCGGCGTCCTGGCCGCGTGCCTTGTCTCCGGCTCCGCCTTCGCCTACGCCACCGGCCAGAGCAACTACAGCGGCAAGAGCGGGCAGACCTGCTCCTCCGGCTGCCACTCGCGCTCGGGCGCCACGCCCACCGTGACCATCGAAGGCCCCGCCACGCTCAACCCCGGCCAGACGGGCAGCTACACCCTGGTCATCGCCGGCGGCCCCGGCGTGCGCGGTGGCTACAACGTCGCCGTGGACGGCGAGGCCACCCTCACCGCGGGCGGCTCGGACTCCAAGAAGCTCTCCGGCGAGCTGACCCACTCCCAGCCCAAGCCCTTCACCGACGGCTCCGTGCGCTTCGCCTTCAGCGTCGTCGCCCCGTCCACCGGCACCACCCTCACCCTGTTCGGCGCCGGCAACTCGACCAACGGCAACGGCGAGGACACCGGTGACGCGTCCGCCGCCACCACGCTCAAGGTCAAGGTCGGCGACGGCGGTGGCAACGGCGGCGGTGGTGGTGGCGAGGACGACGGCGGTGGCTGCACCGCCGCTGGCGGCGCGCCCCTGCTCGGCGCGGCGCTGATGCTCCTGGGCGCGCGTCTGCGCCGCCGCGAGGAGTAACCCGCCCGCCTGCTCCTCGGACGGGCCCTGGGGGCCGGGGCGACAACGGGCGACCGCGCGACGTAGCATCGCGCCTTCGCCCCATGCACCTCCGCCTCCTCCCCATGCTGCTCATGCTGGGGCCGCTCGCGTGTGCGACCGGCCCCGGTCTCCTCCCGCCCGAAGTCCCCGTGGCCGCCGTGCACCGCGAGCCCGGGACGCTGCGGGTGATGACCTTCAACATCCAGTCCGGCGCCCGCGGCCTCGACGGCGTGGCCCGCGTCATCCGCGCCTCCGTGCCGGACGTCGTCGCGCTCCAGGAAGTCGACGTCGGCTCCCACCGCGCCGGCGGCGTGGACCAGGTGGACGCCCTCGCGCGCCTCACCGGCCTGCCTCACCGCGCGCACTTCCGCACCACGGACCTTCATGGCGGCGCGTACGGCGTCGCGCTGTTGTCCCGCTTCCCGCTCGAGGCGCTCGCGCAATACCCGCTCCCCAACCCCGAGGGCGCCGAGCCACGCACGCTCGCCCACGCGGTGATGGACGTGGACGGCCGCGAGGTGAGCGTCTACGTCACGCACCTCATCCGCCGGCCCTTCAACGCCCGCGCGCGCCTGCGCCAGAGCGCGTTCGTGGCGAACCTGCTCGCCCGCGACACGCGCCCCCACCTGCTCATGGGGGACCTCAACGACGACCCGGACTCGAACCCGCTGCGCCTGTTGCGCCGGCAGATGAAGGACGTCGTCGCCGCCACGGGCGGAGCAC
It encodes the following:
- a CDS encoding MXAN_6652 family MXYO-CTERM-anchored protein yields the protein MQSFLPSLKVAGVLAACLVSGSAFAYATGQSNYSGKSGQTCSSGCHSRSGATPTVTIEGPATLNPGQTGSYTLVIAGGPGVRGGYNVAVDGEATLTAGGSDSKKLSGELTHSQPKPFTDGSVRFAFSVVAPSTGTTLTLFGAGNSTNGNGEDTGDASAATTLKVKVGDGGGNGGGGGGEDDGGGCTAAGGAPLLGAALMLLGARLRRREE
- a CDS encoding endonuclease/exonuclease/phosphatase family protein produces the protein MHLRLLPMLLMLGPLACATGPGLLPPEVPVAAVHREPGTLRVMTFNIQSGARGLDGVARVIRASVPDVVALQEVDVGSHRAGGVDQVDALARLTGLPHRAHFRTTDLHGGAYGVALLSRFPLEALAQYPLPNPEGAEPRTLAHAVMDVDGREVSVYVTHLIRRPFNARARLRQSAFVANLLARDTRPHLLMGDLNDDPDSNPLRLLRRQMKDVVAATGGARGTYPMPLFLPTLRIDYVLACDAFTPVASRVLRVDASDHYPVVADLRLDVPASTAEADAALSSR